The following proteins are encoded in a genomic region of Bacteroidota bacterium:
- a CDS encoding T9SS type A sorting domain-containing protein, translated as MRIPLFLYFLFLYVSSGLAQSSFEWARSKKFSRNSYGWSISNSKDNDVIVSGSFTGPYHQPDSTDMGGFILKYDSVGNLKWQKIFYSKHMAISAINAVDGNGNVFVSGYYSGNMQYEGAMLTNGGMYFMKYDLNGNLLFSKPIIKHSTPHEICINQNDEVYIAGYCWKDSLFEGYAMQKEAFIAKYASDGTFLWVKEFFCHVSMIQTFDMCLDKKGNIYTTGNFGGTQYITDSLQIVSSGNFDGFLAKYDPNANLQWVKTIKGSDTESPKAIDVNSKGEIFIGGYYGAYTGSSVSYFDTISITSPMNCASDIFIAKYDSVGNCQWVKTAGGNGIDILRELYADNNGNIFITGYFGSGGSTGHAVFDNQTIYSTSGGIDVFLANYDTDGSLKWVKGSYGGGGHGIDLVGNEQGDLYVTGAFGGNFTLGSLSLTGDDEVFLIKIKYDTTQAIIGVNEFSDRSLLSCNIYPNPTSGTFQIECNLPESCDLQLNIINSKGQKIYTENIFGVKGDYERFIDMNKHAKGIYFIEIIADRKRAVRRIVVN; from the coding sequence ATGCGTATTCCCCTTTTCTTATATTTTCTTTTTTTATATGTTTCATCAGGGCTTGCTCAGTCTTCCTTTGAATGGGCAAGGAGTAAAAAATTTTCACGGAACAGCTATGGCTGGTCGATCTCAAATTCAAAAGATAACGATGTGATTGTTTCGGGCAGCTTTACCGGGCCATATCACCAACCTGATTCAACTGATATGGGTGGTTTTATTTTGAAATACGACAGTGTGGGTAATTTAAAATGGCAGAAAATATTTTATTCAAAACATATGGCTATCAGTGCAATAAATGCCGTTGACGGAAATGGGAATGTTTTTGTCTCTGGTTATTATAGCGGAAACATGCAATATGAAGGGGCTATGCTAACCAATGGGGGAATGTACTTTATGAAATATGATCTGAATGGAAATTTATTGTTCAGTAAACCAATAATAAAACATAGTACACCTCATGAAATTTGCATAAATCAGAATGATGAAGTTTATATTGCCGGATATTGCTGGAAAGATTCTTTATTTGAAGGGTATGCGATGCAAAAAGAGGCTTTTATCGCTAAGTATGCTTCTGATGGAACTTTTTTATGGGTGAAAGAATTTTTTTGTCATGTTTCAATGATTCAGACTTTTGATATGTGTTTGGATAAAAAAGGAAATATTTATACTACAGGTAATTTCGGAGGGACTCAATATATTACAGATTCCTTACAGATTGTAAGCAGCGGAAATTTCGATGGCTTTTTAGCCAAATATGACCCTAACGCTAATCTACAATGGGTAAAAACAATTAAGGGCTCTGATACTGAATCACCTAAAGCCATTGATGTAAATAGCAAAGGAGAAATCTTTATTGGAGGATATTATGGTGCCTATACGGGTTCTTCTGTTTCGTATTTTGATACAATAAGTATTACTTCTCCTATGAATTGTGCAAGTGACATTTTTATTGCTAAATATGATAGTGTAGGTAATTGCCAATGGGTAAAAACTGCGGGAGGTAACGGCATCGATATACTGAGGGAACTATACGCAGACAACAACGGAAATATATTTATTACAGGATATTTTGGTTCGGGAGGTAGTACCGGTCATGCAGTATTTGACAATCAAACAATCTATTCAACAAGCGGTGGTATTGATGTGTTCTTAGCAAATTATGATACTGATGGTAGTTTAAAATGGGTGAAAGGATCTTATGGCGGTGGTGGTCATGGTATAGATTTAGTTGGTAACGAGCAAGGCGATCTGTATGTTACGGGTGCGTTTGGAGGAAACTTTACTCTCGGATCTCTTTCATTGACAGGTGACGATGAAGTGTTTTTGATTAAGATCAAATATGATACAACACAAGCTATAATAGGTGTAAATGAATTTTCAGATAGATCCTTACTCTCGTGTAATATTTATCCAAATCCAACAAGCGGCACTTTCCAGATCGAATGTAATTTACCTGAGTCCTGTGATTTACAGCTAAACATAATTAATTCAAAGGGGCAGAAAATTTAT
- a CDS encoding T9SS type A sorting domain-containing protein — protein sequence MEKQVESMAFWSVIEGEPGDTYETDIGYIGTELLQKRSTYWHYKMMADNFKGTFFPSVSVNQPNIKAFAAKSSDRIVVMILNEQNSGSLAFKVRLDNTGSVGAGLDIAFNVTGATAGANHVSTVNIQNQSTVLLIFNCKGAISERYDYTLSNAINDQGPQTITIPVATSLIGATISNDIGNAQLCSSGGVCSFFNYTPSNYVYSWTSPYGPVNYTGNSVEYCSLVVGGQTIYTFTATDPSTTCSTTQNVTVNDCGPITGFDFYAYVCGATPSNCGANNGGAMVCAGGASTYSYKWDGGAYGTNSSITGLSPGMHTVVVKNAPPAIGGLTRTLQFYVPITGTQPAISAGPDRTIGRFCRVILTAVPNLTSSGYTYNWYKGTSTTPFSNSYTTNISVWNTATYKVVVTSPSGCTNSDYVNINMTLTPRCITDLPSISTAIECKYNIGSGGPLPPVNVLNSSVIINSDQFIDNVTIVPNNVNLTVIDCELAFSENSKIIVLPGGKLEIRNSFFHGCENLKWGGIEVKGNNNVSDQLIVTGSAFANTDYVIKTDKTLNIYIEDNIFANGITAIELDRNKDFVIRNNYFYNYDIAIKASRTPVANVRSLIKENIFEKVKTAIYFENDNQSKLDIVCNKFDNYEDYAIYAQNTILKDQGSNIEAGNSFVSTSVKLNHKLRHNGNTMNYYYDPSNPVTLVTSGGMSAIAQAASSDGTCSDINDRRSNPNPNVGSDPVYGNSKSKLDLYSAPNPNSGEATIYYNLGEEKQGTLTIMDMYGNVMNCIKVTSESNQVNSDYSNYSSGIYMISLTNSKSEVINKKMIIAK from the coding sequence ATGGAAAAGCAAGTTGAATCAATGGCTTTTTGGAGCGTTATAGAAGGAGAGCCGGGAGATACATACGAAACTGATATAGGTTACATTGGAACAGAACTATTACAGAAACGATCTACTTATTGGCACTACAAAATGATGGCCGACAACTTTAAGGGCACATTTTTTCCTTCAGTAAGCGTAAATCAACCAAATATAAAAGCTTTTGCCGCTAAATCTTCTGATCGCATAGTTGTAATGATTTTAAACGAGCAAAACTCCGGCAGCTTGGCATTTAAAGTAAGATTGGACAACACGGGCTCGGTTGGGGCAGGATTAGATATTGCATTTAACGTTACAGGCGCTACCGCAGGAGCAAACCATGTAAGTACAGTTAATATCCAAAATCAATCAACCGTTTTGCTTATTTTCAACTGTAAGGGCGCAATATCTGAGCGGTATGATTATACTTTGAGTAACGCGATAAACGATCAGGGACCCCAAACAATCACCATTCCAGTAGCAACTTCATTAATTGGTGCAACGATTTCAAATGATATTGGCAATGCGCAACTTTGCTCTTCCGGTGGAGTTTGCAGTTTTTTTAATTATACTCCTTCAAATTATGTTTATAGTTGGACAAGCCCTTATGGACCCGTTAATTATACCGGCAATTCCGTGGAATATTGCTCTTTAGTTGTAGGAGGTCAAACAATTTATACATTTACAGCAACTGATCCTTCTACCACATGTTCTACAACTCAAAATGTAACTGTAAATGATTGTGGTCCAATTACCGGCTTTGATTTTTATGCATATGTTTGCGGTGCAACACCTTCTAATTGTGGTGCTAATAATGGAGGCGCTATGGTTTGCGCAGGAGGAGCATCAACTTATAGCTATAAATGGGACGGAGGTGCTTATGGTACTAACTCTTCAATTACCGGATTATCACCTGGAATGCATACAGTTGTTGTTAAAAACGCACCGCCTGCTATTGGTGGTTTAACAAGAACTTTACAGTTTTATGTTCCTATTACAGGAACTCAACCTGCTATTAGTGCAGGCCCAGACAGAACTATTGGCAGGTTCTGCCGTGTAATTCTCACCGCAGTGCCAAATTTAACTTCAAGTGGGTATACCTATAATTGGTACAAAGGAACCTCTACAACTCCATTTAGCAATTCCTATACAACTAATATCAGTGTTTGGAATACAGCTACCTATAAAGTCGTGGTTACTTCACCAAGTGGATGCACTAATTCTGATTATGTAAATATAAACATGACTCTTACACCACGTTGCATCACTGATTTACCAAGTATAAGCACTGCTATTGAATGCAAATACAATATAGGCTCAGGCGGACCTTTGCCTCCTGTTAATGTGTTAAACTCATCAGTAATTATTAATTCTGATCAGTTCATTGACAATGTTACTATAGTGCCGAACAATGTTAACCTTACCGTTATTGATTGTGAGCTGGCGTTTTCTGAAAACTCAAAAATAATTGTTCTGCCAGGAGGAAAGTTAGAAATCCGAAACTCTTTTTTTCATGGTTGTGAAAATTTAAAATGGGGCGGTATAGAGGTTAAAGGAAACAATAACGTTTCAGATCAATTAATTGTAACGGGATCAGCTTTTGCAAACACAGACTATGTAATAAAAACAGATAAAACCTTGAATATTTATATTGAGGATAATATTTTCGCCAATGGAATTACCGCCATAGAGTTGGATAGAAATAAAGATTTCGTGATAAGAAATAATTATTTTTACAATTATGATATCGCTATAAAGGCTTCCAGGACACCTGTTGCAAATGTTCGATCACTTATAAAGGAAAATATTTTTGAGAAGGTGAAAACTGCCATTTATTTTGAAAATGATAACCAGTCGAAGTTAGATATCGTATGTAATAAATTCGACAACTATGAAGATTATGCAATTTATGCTCAAAATACAATACTAAAAGATCAGGGTAGTAATATTGAAGCAGGAAATTCTTTTGTTTCAACTTCTGTAAAGTTAAATCATAAGTTACGCCATAATGGTAATACTATGAATTATTATTATGATCCATCAAATCCTGTTACACTCGTTACTTCAGGTGGTATGAGTGCTATTGCCCAAGCCGCCTCTTCGGATGGTACTTGTTCAGATATTAATGACAGACGTAGTAATCCTAATCCGAATGTAGGAAGTGATCCTGTTTATGGAAACTCAAAGAGTAAATTAGATCTTTATTCTGCGCCAAATCCGAATTCAGGAGAAGCAACAATTTATTATAACTTGGGTGAAGAAAAACAAGGAACATTAACAATAATGGATATGTATGGAAATGTGATGAATTGCATAAAAGTAACGAGTGAATCCAATCAAGTTAATTCTGATTACAGCAATTATTCTTCCGGAATCTATATGATTTCATTAACGAATTCGAAAAGTGAAGTAATTAACAAAAAGATGATTATAGCAAAATAA
- a CDS encoding tetratricopeptide repeat protein, protein MVTFSLKGNQTRKSKNSSILQFFIILFTLTFQLASFGQSSKDSVDVYQAPSMRLIKINDDNKEVSNVEIGKSILIIYHKKNKSFIINYKDEKNEGKDLKLTFVSATKEPNYYIMKDIKGNNSYVDNQLEGLKTLAILPEKKDGDYALIVLIKDAVKLKNLTAEEHLSNGLTKLKEGDITNAIIDFDKAIELNPKLEVAYDYRGLAKVQSGDLVGAIQDYNSVIEINPKNREIYPYRGYVKQQLKDYRGAILDYTKSIELNVENIEMIYLNRGVAKEKLKDYQGAIRDYTKAIEINPKNNLAYLNRGLIYVHLDNKEAACIDFSKAGELGEKEGYENILKFCQ, encoded by the coding sequence ATGGTCACATTTTCACTCAAAGGAAATCAAACAAGAAAAAGCAAGAATTCTTCTATTTTACAATTTTTTATAATTCTTTTCACATTAACCTTTCAATTAGCCTCATTTGGACAATCATCAAAAGACTCTGTAGATGTATACCAGGCACCTTCAATGCGTCTGATTAAAATAAATGATGATAATAAAGAAGTTAGCAATGTTGAAATTGGAAAATCCATTTTAATAATTTATCATAAAAAAAACAAATCATTTATCATAAATTATAAAGATGAAAAAAATGAAGGTAAAGATTTAAAATTGACATTTGTAAGTGCGACTAAGGAACCTAATTATTATATAATGAAAGATATTAAAGGGAATAACTCTTATGTCGATAATCAACTAGAGGGCTTAAAAACATTAGCAATTTTACCAGAAAAAAAAGATGGGGATTATGCTTTAATAGTTTTAATTAAAGATGCTGTTAAGCTTAAAAACTTAACAGCTGAAGAACATTTAAGTAATGGTCTTACTAAACTAAAGGAAGGTGATATTACAAATGCGATAATAGATTTTGATAAAGCCATAGAACTTAACCCAAAATTAGAAGTAGCATATGATTATAGGGGATTAGCAAAGGTGCAAAGTGGTGATTTAGTTGGTGCAATTCAAGATTATAACTCGGTAATAGAAATTAATCCAAAGAACAGAGAAATTTATCCATACAGGGGATATGTTAAACAACAACTGAAAGATTATCGTGGAGCGATTCTGGACTATACAAAATCAATTGAGTTAAATGTAGAAAATATAGAAATGATATATCTTAATCGAGGCGTAGCAAAGGAAAAATTAAAAGATTACCAAGGTGCAATTAGAGATTACACAAAAGCCATTGAGATTAATCCTAAAAATAATCTAGCCTACCTAAATCGAGGTCTTATTTATGTACATTTGGACAATAAAGAAGCTGCGTGTATAGACTTTAGCAAAGCTGGCGAACTTGGAGAAAAAGAGGGATATGAAAATATTTTGAAATTTTGTCAATAA